In one Winogradskyella sp. MH6 genomic region, the following are encoded:
- a CDS encoding DUF4331 family protein: protein MSLVAFNCNNDDDGVSQPMGPDFSGTYAQQDQMGRPAVNTVFVSSGMKDAFNTTVPSNQGAAFQAMFQNNLEGLSPAYANPGDTNALGLDSATFTGLLATDVLNVSLDGTTTFYDGTNVLTGRALADDVITVELLLIFGGEDFSENPGLSNDNVDANDKAFLTSFPYLASPW from the coding sequence ATGTCTTTAGTGGCATTTAATTGTAATAATGATGATGACGGTGTTTCTCAGCCAATGGGTCCTGATTTCTCAGGAACTTATGCGCAGCAAGACCAAATGGGTAGACCAGCTGTAAATACAGTATTTGTATCCTCAGGTATGAAGGACGCTTTTAACACGACAGTGCCTTCAAATCAAGGAGCCGCTTTCCAAGCAATGTTTCAAAACAACTTAGAAGGATTAAGTCCTGCTTATGCAAATCCCGGTGATACAAATGCTTTGGGTCTAGACTCGGCCACATTTACGGGCTTATTAGCAACAGATGTACTTAATGTGTCTTTAGATGGTACAACAACATTTTATGACGGTACAAATGTGTTAACAGGAAGAGCTTTAGCAGATGATGTTATAACCGTTGAGTTACTACTGATTTTTGGTGGTGAAGATTTCTCTGAAAATCCAGGATTATCTAATGATAATGTAGATGCAAATGACAAAGCGTTTTTAACGTCTTTTCCTTACTTGGCTTCGCCTTGGTAA
- a CDS encoding cell surface protein, whose amino-acid sequence MFSCKNEVTNSNHYSEYLSKKADKSALVANAEQWTDKLSENPNQYPYLVKRAAAYTSIFEATGDIDYLVKAEDDLKQAVEVTNGKTTSYLKSLASNYISQHRFKEALQLLEQAEDNSDKLNGTRKMLFDVHLELGNYLAAESYLKSFKNTSDFDYLIRLAKWEDHKGNLEGAIINMEKAKAIAEASNLKSLKKWSYTNLADFYGHAGDIEKSYNLYLKALELDPTDAYAKKGIAWIAFSYENNPIIAQKIIDSVTTYYTTPDYELFMAEIAEYNEDELKKSAAIGRYNDMVRNKNYGDMYNAYNVIVYAEEMLLPERAIEIAELEVENRPTPQSYDLLAWGYFKKGNVEKANEIIEMHVEGQTFEPTVLYHIAEIYKAMGKVDAVSSLKNELVASLYELGPTMESKINQL is encoded by the coding sequence ATGTTTAGCTGTAAAAATGAAGTAACCAATAGTAATCACTATTCAGAATACCTTTCAAAAAAAGCTGATAAATCTGCACTTGTGGCAAACGCAGAACAATGGACAGATAAGCTTAGCGAAAACCCAAATCAATATCCATATTTAGTAAAACGTGCTGCAGCATATACTTCAATTTTTGAAGCTACAGGTGATATTGATTATTTGGTAAAAGCAGAAGACGATTTAAAGCAAGCAGTTGAAGTTACCAATGGAAAAACCACTTCATACTTAAAAAGTTTAGCTTCAAACTACATTTCTCAACATCGATTTAAAGAAGCACTACAGTTACTGGAGCAAGCCGAAGATAATAGTGATAAGTTAAATGGTACAAGAAAAATGCTTTTTGATGTACATCTTGAATTAGGAAATTATTTAGCTGCGGAATCTTATTTAAAAAGTTTTAAGAACACCTCAGATTTTGATTATTTAATTCGTTTGGCTAAATGGGAAGACCATAAAGGAAATTTGGAGGGAGCTATAATCAATATGGAAAAAGCAAAAGCTATAGCTGAAGCTTCCAATCTAAAAAGTCTTAAAAAATGGTCATATACAAATCTCGCAGACTTTTATGGTCATGCAGGTGATATAGAAAAATCCTATAATCTTTACTTGAAAGCTTTAGAGTTAGACCCTACAGATGCTTATGCCAAAAAAGGCATTGCATGGATAGCTTTTTCTTATGAAAATAATCCTATCATTGCGCAAAAAATTATAGACTCAGTAACTACGTATTATACCACTCCAGATTATGAGTTGTTTATGGCAGAAATAGCAGAGTACAATGAGGATGAATTGAAGAAAAGTGCCGCTATTGGTCGTTATAATGACATGGTGAGAAATAAAAATTATGGAGATATGTATAATGCATATAATGTTATAGTATATGCGGAGGAAATGTTGTTGCCAGAGAGAGCTATAGAGATAGCAGAACTTGAGGTGGAAAACAGACCTACACCACAATCATACGATTTATTGGCTTGGGGTTATTTTAAAAAAGGGAATGTAGAAAAGGCAAATGAAATTATTGAGATGCATGTAGAAGGACAAACTTTTGAACCAACAGTTTTGTATCACATCGCAGAAATTTATAAAGCAATGGGAAAAGTAGATGCTGTATCAAGTTTAAAGAATGAGTTGGTTGCCAGTCTCTATGAACTTGGTCCTACAATGGAATCTAAAATCAACCAATTATAA
- a CDS encoding TonB-dependent receptor, producing MKNLKLVLVFLGFCLYGIQAQNIKGVVLNELNQPLEAAYVYNLNSEAHAHTSENGVFYISQTKSGDSLKVGLLGYKTAIVQVTSTDDLSIILEEKVFQLDEMVIREELNPVSTITRLDLNVTPVNSSQEVLRKVPGLFIGQHAGGGKAEQIFLRGFDVDHGTDVAIGVDGMPVNIVSHAHGQGYSDLHFVIPETVNKIDFGKGAYYASEGDFNTAGYVNFKTKDYIDESSVSLALGQFNTLRTVGLFDLLGNTKNQNAYMAMEYIATDGPFDSPQNFNRLNLFGKYVMYSPENDKLTLTASHFTSRWDASGQIPQREVDNGNITRFGAIDDTEGGETSRTNLNVTYDKYITDNTTLKANAYYSQYAFELYSNFTFFLEDPVNGDQIKQKEDRQIFGANAALNYTTFLGSTELNLTSGFGLRHDIIDDVELSRTLNRTTTLENIQLGDINQTNIDAFVKADFEFGKFRIAPALRLDYFKFMYNDALQTNYETKSETKTIVSPKLNFYYNAKDNLQLYLKSGLGFHSNDARVVVANNGKDILPRSYGADIGTIWKPFPKLVVNSALWYLFLEQEFVYVGDAGIVEPSGKTRRYGLDLGLRYQINDWLFLDSDATYTHARSIDEPNGEDYIPLAPDFTFTGGLSIDNLNGFSGGLRFRYLNDRPANEDNSIVAEGYTVTDFNLNYRMKNITLGMMVENLFDVDWNETQFATESRLQNEVDSVEEIHFTPGTPFFIKGIITYNF from the coding sequence ATGAAAAATTTAAAATTAGTACTCGTTTTTCTAGGCTTCTGTCTTTACGGTATACAAGCACAAAATATAAAAGGAGTTGTTTTAAATGAACTTAACCAACCACTCGAAGCAGCTTATGTATATAACTTAAATTCAGAAGCTCATGCACACACATCAGAAAATGGTGTGTTTTATATAAGCCAAACTAAGTCTGGAGACTCATTAAAAGTTGGACTTTTGGGCTATAAGACAGCTATAGTACAAGTAACAAGTACAGACGATTTAAGTATCATTTTAGAAGAAAAAGTATTTCAGTTGGATGAGATGGTAATTCGTGAAGAACTCAATCCTGTAAGCACAATTACCAGATTAGATCTTAATGTTACTCCAGTAAATTCTTCACAAGAAGTGCTAAGAAAAGTGCCAGGTTTATTTATTGGTCAGCATGCTGGTGGAGGTAAAGCAGAGCAAATTTTTCTTCGAGGGTTTGATGTAGACCATGGTACAGATGTAGCTATTGGTGTAGATGGTATGCCTGTAAATATTGTGTCTCATGCGCACGGACAAGGGTATAGTGATTTGCACTTTGTAATACCAGAAACGGTAAACAAAATAGACTTTGGTAAAGGAGCTTACTATGCTTCAGAAGGAGATTTTAATACTGCAGGTTATGTAAACTTTAAAACCAAAGATTATATAGATGAAAGCAGTGTGTCGTTGGCTCTGGGTCAATTTAATACGTTAAGAACAGTAGGTTTGTTTGATTTGTTAGGGAACACCAAAAATCAAAATGCCTACATGGCAATGGAGTATATAGCCACAGATGGACCGTTTGATTCTCCTCAAAATTTTAATCGTCTTAACTTATTTGGAAAGTATGTAATGTACTCTCCAGAAAACGATAAGTTAACACTTACAGCATCACATTTTACAAGTCGTTGGGATGCTTCTGGGCAAATACCACAGCGCGAAGTTGATAACGGAAACATTACAAGATTTGGTGCTATTGATGATACCGAAGGTGGAGAAACATCTCGAACAAATTTAAATGTGACGTATGATAAATACATTACAGACAATACAACATTAAAAGCTAACGCTTACTACTCTCAATATGCTTTTGAATTGTATTCTAATTTTACATTTTTCCTAGAAGACCCTGTAAATGGTGACCAAATAAAGCAGAAAGAAGACAGACAGATTTTTGGAGCAAATGCTGCATTGAACTACACAACGTTTTTAGGAAGTACAGAGTTAAATTTAACATCAGGTTTTGGCTTACGACATGATATTATTGATGATGTAGAATTATCTAGAACGTTAAACCGAACCACAACTTTAGAAAATATTCAATTAGGAGATATAAATCAAACTAATATTGATGCCTTTGTAAAAGCAGATTTTGAGTTTGGTAAATTCAGAATAGCACCTGCTTTACGTTTAGACTATTTTAAGTTTATGTATAACGATGCGTTACAAACCAATTATGAAACAAAGTCTGAGACAAAAACAATAGTTAGTCCTAAGTTGAACTTCTATTATAATGCAAAAGATAATCTACAACTTTATTTAAAATCAGGTCTAGGTTTTCACTCTAACGATGCCAGAGTAGTTGTTGCAAATAATGGGAAAGATATCTTACCACGCTCTTATGGCGCAGATATAGGAACCATATGGAAACCGTTTCCAAAACTAGTAGTTAATTCTGCACTTTGGTATTTGTTCCTAGAACAAGAATTTGTTTATGTAGGAGATGCAGGTATTGTAGAGCCAAGTGGTAAAACAAGACGTTACGGATTAGATTTAGGATTGAGATATCAGATTAATGATTGGTTGTTTTTAGATTCTGATGCAACGTATACGCATGCAAGAAGTATAGATGAGCCAAATGGAGAAGATTATATACCTCTAGCACCAGATTTTACATTTACAGGTGGCTTATCAATAGATAATTTAAACGGATTTTCTGGCGGATTACGATTTAGATATTTGAATGATAGGCCAGCAAACGAAGATAATTCTATTGTGGCAGAAGGTTATACAGTTACAGATTTTAATCTTAACTATAGAATGAAGAATATAACACTAGGTATGATGGTAGAAAATCTGTTTGATGTAGACTGGAATGAAACCCAATTTGCTACAGAGTCGCGCTTACAAAATGAAGTAGATTCAGTAGAAGAGATTCATTTCACACCTGGTACACCATTTTTTATAAAAGGAATTATAACGTATAATTTTTAG
- a CDS encoding penicillin acylase family protein, translating into MKYAKLIISFILTIGIFFVLNTKLGTIPPIGKFLNPYSGIWQNETTEATSGNAYIPGLKGKVTVHYDEQLIPHVFAQNESDLYKAQGYITAKHRLWQIEFQTFAAAGRLSEFVGEKALDYDRRERRRGMGYGADQAIAYMEKYDKETLGYIQDYADGVNAYISQLKPEDFPVEYKLLDYKPEAWTPKKTALLLMYMTKMLAGYDVDLEYTNALRLLGKDNFDLLFPDFFDVTDPIIPKETDWSFIDVPQTPLPESQAVLDTIVETIAKPNPDNGSNNWAVSGAKSVTGNPILANDPHLGLNLPSIWFVMQLSTPNHNAFGATIPGALGVISGFNQNIAWGETNATRDVIDWYKVEFNKDRTKYKYDNEWKDVSIRVEDIKIKGKENYKDTVLYTHHGPVVYDINFKSDKELAGYAMKWIGHEGGNNQKTFIELNKAKNYDEYVQALQYWNAPAQNFVFASTEGDIALWIQGKFPNKWEGQGKFLMDGSNPENDWQSYIPQQFNAHTKNPDRGFVSSANQHPVDESYPYYVFNDGYETYRNRVINDYFNSKDKFSVADFKNLHNNNYNLKAAEIVPYMIEHMDTSSLTEEEISIYNEIKAWKFNNDIDEVGPSIFRQWYGKLYKLVWDEFDVEDTALDPPFTYQTIYLLKNNGDNEFMDIVETKDKTETAKDLFLIAFKDAASQLIKIKKEKGDYKWANYKGTYVGHLLQPLPAFSRLNIPIGGDRNIVNATSENHGPSWRMIVEMSSPPTAIGIYPGGQSGNPGSKYYDNFIDDWASGKYHQLNFLQSNQATDAIISTQTLTPKN; encoded by the coding sequence ATGAAATACGCTAAACTCATCATTTCCTTTATACTTACTATAGGAATTTTTTTTGTTCTCAACACCAAACTTGGCACTATTCCTCCAATAGGTAAATTCTTAAATCCCTATTCTGGTATTTGGCAAAATGAAACAACAGAAGCCACTTCAGGAAATGCTTACATTCCCGGATTAAAAGGTAAGGTAACCGTACACTATGACGAACAATTAATTCCACATGTGTTTGCGCAAAACGAAAGTGACCTATACAAAGCACAAGGTTACATAACCGCAAAACATAGATTGTGGCAAATAGAGTTTCAGACCTTTGCTGCAGCTGGACGCTTATCTGAATTTGTTGGGGAAAAAGCATTAGATTACGATCGCAGAGAACGTCGTAGAGGCATGGGTTATGGAGCAGACCAAGCCATAGCCTATATGGAAAAATACGACAAAGAAACTTTAGGTTATATACAAGATTATGCAGATGGTGTTAATGCTTACATCAGTCAATTAAAGCCAGAAGATTTTCCTGTAGAATACAAACTACTAGACTACAAACCAGAAGCTTGGACACCAAAAAAAACAGCATTATTATTAATGTATATGACCAAAATGTTGGCTGGTTATGACGTCGACCTAGAATACACCAATGCATTACGTTTACTCGGCAAAGACAATTTCGATTTATTATTTCCTGATTTCTTTGACGTTACAGATCCAATTATACCAAAAGAAACCGATTGGAGTTTTATAGATGTACCACAAACCCCTTTACCAGAGAGCCAGGCTGTTTTAGATACTATTGTAGAGACAATTGCTAAACCCAATCCAGATAATGGCAGTAATAACTGGGCGGTTTCTGGAGCTAAATCGGTAACTGGAAATCCTATATTGGCAAACGATCCACATTTAGGTCTTAACCTACCATCCATTTGGTTTGTAATGCAGCTTAGCACACCAAATCATAATGCATTCGGCGCTACAATTCCTGGAGCACTAGGTGTAATATCAGGATTTAACCAAAATATCGCTTGGGGAGAAACCAATGCAACAAGAGATGTTATTGATTGGTACAAGGTTGAATTCAACAAAGACCGAACAAAATACAAATATGACAACGAATGGAAGGATGTTTCAATTCGAGTGGAAGACATTAAAATAAAGGGAAAAGAAAACTATAAAGACACAGTACTTTACACACATCATGGTCCTGTGGTGTATGACATCAACTTTAAATCGGATAAAGAATTAGCAGGTTACGCCATGAAATGGATTGGGCACGAAGGCGGAAATAATCAAAAAACCTTTATAGAGCTTAATAAAGCAAAAAATTACGACGAATACGTACAAGCATTGCAATATTGGAATGCACCTGCTCAAAACTTTGTTTTTGCTTCAACCGAAGGAGATATTGCCTTATGGATACAAGGTAAATTTCCGAATAAATGGGAAGGACAAGGTAAATTTTTAATGGATGGCAGTAATCCTGAAAATGATTGGCAAAGCTACATACCTCAGCAATTTAATGCACATACCAAAAATCCTGATCGTGGTTTTGTAAGTTCTGCCAACCAGCATCCTGTAGATGAAAGTTATCCTTATTATGTTTTTAATGATGGTTACGAAACCTACAGAAACAGAGTTATTAATGATTACTTTAATTCAAAAGATAAATTTAGTGTTGCTGATTTTAAAAATTTACACAACAATAATTACAATCTAAAAGCTGCAGAGATTGTACCGTACATGATAGAGCACATGGACACCTCTTCACTTACAGAAGAAGAAATATCTATTTATAATGAAATAAAAGCCTGGAAATTTAATAATGATATTGATGAAGTTGGGCCAAGTATTTTTAGGCAGTGGTATGGCAAACTTTATAAGTTGGTTTGGGACGAATTTGATGTTGAAGATACTGCTTTAGACCCTCCATTCACCTATCAAACTATTTATCTTTTAAAGAATAATGGTGACAATGAGTTTATGGATATTGTTGAAACCAAAGATAAAACCGAAACCGCTAAAGATTTATTTTTAATTGCTTTTAAGGATGCTGCATCTCAATTAATTAAGATTAAAAAAGAAAAAGGTGACTACAAATGGGCTAATTATAAAGGCACCTATGTAGGCCACTTATTACAACCGTTACCTGCATTTTCAAGACTTAACATTCCAATTGGTGGAGATCGTAATATTGTTAATGCTACATCTGAAAATCATGGTCCTTCATGGCGCATGATTGTTGAAATGAGCTCACCTCCTACCGCTATTGGTATTTATCCTGGTGGACAATCTGGAAATCCAGGAAGCAAATACTACGACAACTTTATAGACGACTGGGCTTCAGGAAAATATCATCAGCTTAACTTTTTACAATCTAACCAAGCTACAGATGCTATAATTAGCACTCAAACTTTAACACCTAAAAACTAA
- a CDS encoding DUF721 domain-containing protein, translated as MAKRNNDNRPIEEILKEFVQTNNLEAGLDKVNIREAWANLMGNGVNNYTTAIELKHETLYVQLSSSVLREELSYGNEKIVKMLNESVGKEIVKKLVLR; from the coding sequence ATGGCAAAACGAAACAACGATAACCGTCCAATAGAAGAAATCCTTAAAGAATTTGTACAAACCAACAATTTAGAAGCTGGTTTAGATAAGGTAAATATACGTGAGGCATGGGCAAATCTTATGGGAAACGGTGTTAACAACTACACAACCGCCATTGAGCTTAAACATGAAACGTTATATGTGCAGCTCAGCTCAAGCGTATTACGCGAAGAGTTAAGTTACGGAAACGAAAAAATTGTAAAAATGCTTAACGAATCTGTTGGCAAAGAGATTGTAAAGAAGTTAGTTCTTCGTTAA
- a CDS encoding lipocalin family protein: MRKYSLILLILIFSCSKNPEPYIEHLNGYWEIEEVSLENGTKKQYQFNETIDYISINDSLQGFRKKLKPGINDTYFASGDAEKLIVKIENDSLNLYYRTPYAKWKETVLEASETHLKVSNSDNNIYLYKRYTPIHLDVE; the protein is encoded by the coding sequence ATGAGAAAGTATAGTCTTATCCTACTAATTCTAATCTTTAGTTGTTCTAAAAATCCTGAACCATACATAGAACATCTTAACGGTTACTGGGAAATTGAAGAAGTCTCTTTAGAAAATGGTACTAAAAAGCAATATCAGTTTAACGAAACTATAGATTACATTAGTATTAATGATAGCTTACAAGGATTTAGAAAAAAACTAAAACCTGGTATTAATGACACCTATTTTGCATCAGGTGATGCTGAGAAGTTAATTGTAAAAATTGAAAATGACAGTTTAAATCTCTATTACAGAACACCTTACGCAAAGTGGAAAGAAACTGTTTTAGAAGCTTCTGAAACACATCTGAAAGTAAGTAACTCTGACAATAACATATATTTGTACAAACGTTATACTCCAATACATTTGGATGTTGAGTAA
- the recF gene encoding DNA replication/repair protein RecF (All proteins in this family for which functions are known are DNA-binding proteins that assist the filamentation of RecA onto DNA for the initiation of recombination or recombinational repair.) — protein MVLNALSLVNYKNFESQVFDFDSKINCFVGANGIGKTNALDAIYHLAFGKSYFNPVALQNIKHGTEFFVVDGNFSKNERTEKIIVSLKKGQKKIIKRNGKAYEKFSDHIGFIPLVIISPADRDLIIEGSDTRRKFIDSVISQSDKAYLSALISYNKVLSQRNALLKYFALNNTFNADTLAIYNEQLNTYSTEIFKKRDEFLNVFIPIFKERYEAISQSKEAIDLKYKSDLFDGDLIDLLRSNLNKDKALQYTSVGTHKDDLVFTIDDFPIKKFGSQGQQKSFLIALKLAQFDFIKQQSGVSPILLLDDIFDKLDENRVSQIISLVDNDHFGQIFISDTHADRTENVVKQIHQSYKIFKL, from the coding sequence ATGGTTCTAAACGCATTATCTTTAGTTAATTACAAAAATTTTGAAAGTCAGGTTTTTGATTTCGATAGCAAAATAAACTGCTTTGTTGGTGCTAATGGTATTGGTAAAACAAACGCTCTAGACGCTATTTACCATTTGGCTTTTGGCAAAAGTTATTTTAATCCTGTTGCCCTACAAAACATAAAACATGGCACCGAATTTTTTGTAGTTGATGGCAATTTTAGCAAAAATGAACGCACCGAAAAAATTATTGTTTCGCTTAAAAAGGGCCAGAAAAAAATTATAAAACGCAACGGAAAAGCTTATGAAAAGTTTAGCGACCATATAGGTTTTATTCCCTTGGTTATTATATCTCCTGCTGATAGAGATTTAATTATTGAAGGTAGCGATACCAGACGAAAATTTATAGATAGTGTAATTTCGCAAAGTGACAAAGCGTATTTATCCGCACTTATCTCCTATAACAAAGTACTTTCGCAACGCAATGCACTTTTAAAATATTTTGCGCTTAACAACACCTTTAATGCAGACACACTTGCTATTTACAATGAGCAATTAAATACTTACAGCACTGAAATATTTAAAAAACGAGATGAGTTCTTAAATGTTTTTATCCCAATTTTTAAAGAACGTTACGAAGCTATAAGTCAAAGCAAGGAAGCTATAGACTTAAAATACAAAAGCGATTTGTTTGATGGTGATTTGATTGATTTACTACGAAGCAACCTCAACAAAGATAAGGCTCTGCAATACACAAGTGTTGGCACACACAAAGACGATTTGGTCTTTACAATTGATGACTTTCCGATTAAAAAATTTGGAAGTCAAGGACAACAAAAATCTTTTTTGATTGCTCTAAAATTAGCACAATTCGATTTTATAAAACAACAAAGTGGTGTCTCTCCTATTTTACTGCTCGATGATATTTTTGACAAATTGGATGAGAACAGAGTTTCACAGATTATCAGTTTAGTAGATAACGATCATTTTGGTCAGATTTTCATTAGCGATACACATGCAGACCGAACAGAAAATGTGGTTAAGCAGATTCATCAATCTTACAAAATTTTTAAACTATGA
- a CDS encoding tetratricopeptide repeat protein: MATYKKRGYKPKTKKEKEVIVDEHSTTAEVFNTLDEGASKTEEWFLRNQKYIVGAIAAIAVVVLGYMGYNKFIAEPHQKEAMNDMYQARTYFEEAVNGVSSDSLYNMALNGGNGKFGMVDIAKEYSGTPAGNLANYYAGISYLNLKDYEKAISHLQEFTSDASIPDPIVKGAIGDAFVQLEQYKDGLDYYEKAFKADVNNYTTPMFLMKAARIAIRLGENQKALDYLKRIDNEFDSSTEAAQVDVLIGMVEAKMQ; the protein is encoded by the coding sequence ATGGCAACGTATAAGAAAAGAGGCTATAAACCGAAAACTAAAAAAGAAAAGGAAGTTATTGTTGATGAACATTCAACAACAGCAGAAGTATTTAACACTTTAGATGAGGGAGCTTCTAAGACAGAAGAGTGGTTTTTAAGAAATCAAAAATATATTGTAGGAGCAATAGCAGCAATAGCAGTTGTAGTTTTAGGCTACATGGGTTATAACAAATTTATTGCAGAACCACACCAAAAAGAGGCAATGAACGATATGTACCAGGCTAGAACCTACTTTGAGGAGGCTGTAAATGGTGTTTCATCAGATTCGCTTTATAATATGGCTTTAAATGGTGGTAACGGTAAATTTGGAATGGTAGATATAGCTAAAGAATACAGTGGTACACCTGCTGGAAATCTAGCAAACTATTATGCTGGTATATCTTATTTAAATCTAAAGGATTACGAAAAAGCAATAAGTCATCTTCAAGAATTTACTAGCGATGCTTCAATTCCAGATCCAATTGTTAAAGGAGCAATAGGTGATGCTTTTGTTCAGTTAGAGCAATATAAAGATGGTTTAGATTATTACGAGAAAGCGTTTAAGGCTGACGTAAATAATTATACAACACCAATGTTTTTAATGAAAGCTGCTCGTATAGCCATTAGGTTAGGAGAAAACCAAAAAGCTTTAGATTACTTAAAGCGTATTGATAATGAATTTGACAGCTCTACAGAAGCTGCACAAGTTGATGTTTTAATAGGTATGGTTGAAGCTAAAATGCAATAA
- the ribH gene encoding 6,7-dimethyl-8-ribityllumazine synthase, producing the protein MATANHNLSNYDKATIPNAKDFRFGIVVSEWNDTITEGLWQGAFDALTDCGALKENIVRWNVPGAFELTYGAARMSKSIYAESGMLDAIIVIGCVIQGETKHFDFVCEGVTQGIKDLNLSGDIPVIFCVLTDNNMQQSIDRSGGKHGNKGTEAAIAAIKMAQLRKETK; encoded by the coding sequence ATGGCTACCGCAAATCATAATTTATCTAATTACGATAAAGCAACAATCCCAAACGCGAAAGACTTTCGGTTTGGGATTGTTGTTTCAGAATGGAATGACACTATAACAGAAGGGCTTTGGCAAGGTGCATTTGATGCGTTGACAGATTGTGGTGCATTAAAAGAAAACATAGTACGTTGGAATGTGCCAGGTGCTTTTGAGCTTACCTATGGAGCTGCCAGAATGTCTAAAAGCATTTATGCCGAATCTGGTATGTTAGATGCTATTATTGTTATAGGTTGTGTTATACAAGGTGAAACCAAACATTTCGATTTTGTTTGCGAAGGTGTTACTCAAGGAATAAAAGACCTGAATTTGTCTGGTGATATTCCAGTAATTTTCTGTGTACTAACAGATAATAACATGCAACAATCTATAGATCGTTCTGGCGGAAAACATGGTAACAAAGGTACAGAAGCTGCCATAGCGGCAATTAAAATGGCACAGCTTAGAAAGGAGACGAAGTAG
- a CDS encoding riboflavin synthase subunit beta, giving the protein MKLKKNKKYNYKPRYYKGDGNPYELKHKFDDYRKTINPPKGIKGKWNAAMDEYKNNRDENVNKRVFIIAGILILLFLFLFGFDLSIFSSQS; this is encoded by the coding sequence ATGAAATTGAAAAAAAATAAAAAGTACAATTATAAACCACGTTATTATAAAGGTGATGGCAATCCTTATGAATTAAAACATAAGTTTGATGACTATCGTAAAACCATAAATCCGCCAAAAGGAATTAAAGGGAAATGGAACGCAGCAATGGATGAATATAAAAATAATAGAGACGAAAACGTAAACAAGCGTGTCTTCATCATTGCAGGTATTTTAATTCTGTTGTTTTTGTTTTTATTTGGTTTTGATTTATCTATTTTTTCTTCCCAAAGCTAA